One Ranitomeya variabilis isolate aRanVar5 chromosome 5, aRanVar5.hap1, whole genome shotgun sequence DNA window includes the following coding sequences:
- the LOC143776251 gene encoding uncharacterized protein LOC143776251 codes for MALWCRFFSLHCPISQQSIVVVLIFYADFIVCVRFGCDFLLIFSLQSKLARMTSESESEHRQSARGSAASSSEGEGTQREQGDRCQDGSSGRQVSQRDHRECIDVELLISSIQERGPLWDSRDPRHMDQVVSRRLWAEVAKSLWDGFDSASAKDKGTFMKKLRTRWRSIKDRFNKGLRAEEEQSRSGAAAAKSVPYKYNRALQFLRPVLGRRQTHSSTLQRAPPCEAELHGSPSEPSQPSHSDSRPAPPSSGEPAAGTSGFPLPEASGAPSFGYSRQRQRASDRSVMPEFLHLGTVFQNGFKALRDEMSSMGRRLEILEAELSNPAKHFFSTLAKGMVENLTPELQISVMQDCNNSYVRALQQSRVAQSATLPVVPSLASVTPTTAAESLQPPHPGPSAGRRHHRHHTSVRPTPAPARPSSSRRSASGGDAAEGRKRKKKRRHTDKHTEAQVLAAPGHTPSRRGSSHSRSSQGQPSQKRRRLVLPPPSSTDEAVSLVYPAGGLDLPSSLLEYGGSSSSSSSTTPTPRSRTRSYRSPVVADVDPPSAVETP; via the exons atggcgttgtggtgtcgctttttcagtttgcattgtcctatcagtcaacagtcaattgtggttgttttaattttttatgccGATTTTATTGTATGTGTTAgatttggatgtgattttttgctcattttttcattgcagagcaaacttgcaagaatgacgagtgagtcagagtctgaacataggcaatcggcgagggggagtgcg gcttcttcaagtgagggggaaggcacacagcgggagcagggagatcggtgccaagatgggtcgtcaggccggcaa gtttcacaacgggaccacaggGAGTGTATTgatgtggagctcctgatctccagcatccaggagcgtggcccgttgtgggacagccgtgaccctcggcacatggaccaggtggtgtcgaggcgtttgtgggcagaggtggcaaagtcgctgtgggatggctttgacagtgcctcagcgaaggacaaaggcaccttta tgaaaaagttgaggaccagatggcgatccataaaggaccgtttcaataaggggctccgtgcagaggaggagcaatcgaggagtggtgctgctgcggccaagtcggtgccctacaagtacaacagggcactacagttcttaagaccggtccttggccgccgaca gacacacagcagcaccctccagcgagctcccccctgtgaagcggaacttcatggatcgccatctgagccgtcacagccatcccacagcgacagcaggcctgcaccaccatcatctggagaaccggctgccggtacgtcaggttttcccctgcccgaggcctctggcgcaccttcgttcgggtattcccgacagcgccagcgggcctcggacaggtcagtcatgcctgaatttttgcacttgggcacggtgttccagaacggtttcaaggcgttgagagatgaaatgtccagtatgggacggcgccttgaaatcctggaagccgagctctcaaatccggcaaaacatttcttCAGCACActtgctaaaggcatggtggaaaaccttacgccggaactccagatttcggtgatgcaggactgcaacaattcttacgtgagggctctgcagcagtctcgggtcgcgcagtcagcgacactgcccgtagtgccgtcgctggctagcgtgactccgactactgctgcagagtcactccagcccccccaccctggtccaagtgccgggcgacgccaccacaggcaccataccagtgtgcggcccactcctgctcctgccaggccctcatcctcccgtaggagtgcttctgggggagatgccgcagaaggcaggaaaaggaaaaaaaagaggaggcacacagacaaacacacagaggcacaggttctggctgctccaggacacacaccatctcgtcgtggctctagccacagcaggagcagccagggccaaccaagccaaaaacgtaggcggcttgtgttgcctcctccctcctctactgacgaggcggtctccctagtgtaccctgcggggggtttggacctgccatcaAGCTTACTAGAGtatggcggctcctcctcctcctcctcctctaccactcCCACTCCCAGGTCCAGAACTCGAAGCTACCGGTCACCGGTGGTAGCGGATGTTGATCCCCCCTCGGCTGTTGAAACCCCataa